In one window of Arachis ipaensis cultivar K30076 chromosome B06, Araip1.1, whole genome shotgun sequence DNA:
- the LOC107605029 gene encoding DNA replication complex GINS protein PSF2-like: MAGQSDPELSLFSAEELEFIAEDEIVDIVPNLKMGPLNFISGDFGPFIPQIVAQVPLWLAVALKKRGKCSICPPQWMCVEKLTQVLEAERNSQEMSEQLPFHYVEISRLLFDHANDDISDAYMVRSLIEDIRDVRFHKVETDLEAFNGRTIAVKIKNLSAMEVNIVRPFIGRALQAFYKHDSPELIPDPERVPDRRPQVVQNAPRRQLRR; encoded by the exons ATGGCTGGGCAATCAGATCCTGAGCTTTCACTGTTTTCAGCAGAggag CTTGAGTTCATTGCTGAGGATGAGATTGTGGACATTGTGCCCAATCTCAAGATGGGTCCTCTTAATTTCATCTCT GGAGATTTTGGCCCGTTTATCCCACAGATTGTTGCCCAAGTACCGCTTTGGCTGGCTGTTGCATTAAAAAAGAGGGGCAAGTGCTCCATTTGCCCTCCTCAATGGATGTGTGTTG AGAAGTTGACTCAAGTTTTGGAAGCTGAGCGAAACTCGCAAGAAATGTCAGAGCAACTGCCATTTCACTATGTAGAAATTTCTAGACTTCTGTTTGACCA TGCAAATGATGACATCTCGGATGCATATATG GTGAGATCTCTAATTGAGGACATCAGAGATGTACGATTTCATAAGGTTGAAACTGACCTGGAGGCATTCAATGGTCGCACAATTGCTGTTAag ATAAAAAATTTGTCTGCCATGGAAGTGAATATCGTTCGCCCATTCATTGGAAGAGCTTTACAAGCATTCTATAAGCATGATAGTCCAGAGTTGATACCGGATCCGGAGAGAGTTCCTGATAGGCGACCGCAAGTTGTCCAAAATGCCCCAAGG AGGCAACTGCGAAGATAA
- the LOC107647433 gene encoding uncharacterized protein LOC107647433, with protein sequence MIQPSSGELIGFSGERVPIMGHIWLRNTMGEIPMSKSIDIQYLIVDYYSPYNIIIGRPALNIFRAVVSTLHMCVKFIVQENKIATMYANHQEARQCYNACLKQAHTKETTRPQVQSIHSSADITMLADLDPREDLGERPRPMDNLHKLTLTADEEQYTHIGEELEGNERVRLVHILGQNADLFAWTPDDMPGISPEVICHKLAIDKTVRPVAQKKRNLGEEKKQAVLEETKKLLNAGFIREIRFTTWLSGNVDSASGFKALSFMDAYSGYNQILIHPEDQSKTAFITEHGNFCYKVMPFGLKNAGATYQRLMDKVFQQQIGRNMKVYVDDMVAKTPAQGSHCDDLIEIFNQL encoded by the exons ATGATACAGCCCTCCTCGGGAGAACTAATTGGCTTCTCCGGAGAAAGAGTCCCCATCATGGGACATATATGGCTGAGGAATACAATGGGAGAGATCCCTATGTCAAAATCCATTGATATTCAATACCTAATAGTAGATTATTATAGCCCTTATAATATTATAATCGGGAGACCCGCCTTGAATATATTCAGAGCGGTGGTGTCCACATTACACATGTGTGTTAAGTTTATAGTGCAGGAAAACAAGATAGCTACAATGTACGCCAACCATCAAGAAGCTCGGCAGTGCTACAATGCTTGTCTAAAGCAAGCCCATACGAAGGAGACAACTCGGCCCCAGGTCCAATCCATACATAGCTCGGCTGACATCACAATGTTAGCCGATCTCGACCCGAGAGAAGATCTCGGCGAAAGACCTCGGCCAATGGACAACCTTCACAAATTAACACTAACAGCAGATGAAGAGCAATACACACACATCGGAGAAGAACTAGAAGGAAATGAACGAGTAAGACTTGTACACATACTGGGCCAGAACGCCGACCTATTCGCATGGACACCAGACGACATGCCAGGAATAAGCCCGGAAGTCATCTGCCACAAATTAGCAATTGACAAAACAGTCCGACCAGTGGCACAAAAGAAGAGAAACCTCGGAgaagagaaaaaacaagcagTACTTGAAGAGACCAAGAAGCTCCTCAACGCAGGTTTTATCAGAGAAATTCGCTTCACCACATGGCTAagtggtaatg TTGATAGCGCTTCTGGTTTCAAAGCCttgagttttatggatgcatactctggttataaccagattttGATACACccagaagaccaaagcaaaacaGCTTTCATAACAGAACATGGAAATTtttgttacaaggtaatgccttttggcttaaagAATGCAGGTGCGACATACCAAAGATTAATGGACAAAGTATTCCAACAACAGATAGGAAGGAACATGAAAGTCTATGTAGATGATATGGTGGCAAAAACGCCTGCGCAAGGGTCACACTGTGATGACTTGATagagatcttcaaccaactctga